In Paroedura picta isolate Pp20150507F chromosome 1, Ppicta_v3.0, whole genome shotgun sequence, the following are encoded in one genomic region:
- the LOC143819298 gene encoding uncharacterized protein LOC143819298, translating into MIRCTLHLPPPFCSATSESNMESSSQASSVPATGRGPTWRDAEIRDLIGIFSEEKIQDAFQSSHRNREVFEQVAIKMRALGHNRTGLECRSKTKTMRAEYMRAVNHNKGSGNEKVTCPYFEEQRQLYGDGEGSGRPKRVGRSLKVVRKPAAPVEEPPAEEDPGEGTSSSFRPPPPVQQRAAESVTLDLIAIVPGEPEEAPEQTPLASETQLPGTGPLESPAAPDVDSDSGASTNIDFIPGTQEEEQPGVLGPPARRRRIQIQDEVLSDEEEEPPLAPGSPPPRGALPAEERLTRERGRLRRVSVLTSVGERLLEHCYEESRRAAAADQAMLTLIAQEGRKLRAVLRETNQILREGVEEVRLIRRLMERAVVVMERAYPPQIAPAPPPPPPPPPPPPPIPTPPLPAPTPPTPSQNASTQTRRRTILGKRKIKPADKYSPS; encoded by the exons atgatccgttgcaccctgcaccttccaccaccattttgctcagctactagcgaaagcaacatggaatcgtcttctcaagcctcgtccgtccctgcaaccggccgtggcccaacttggagggatgcggagatcagggacctgatcgggattttctcggaggagaaaatccaggacgcgttccagtcctcccacaggaatagggaggtattcgaacaagtggccattaagatgcgcgccctgggccacaacaggaccggccttgaatgccggtcgaagaccaagacaatgagggcagagtatatgcgtgccgtgaaccataataagggttccggcaacgagaaggttacctgcccctacttcgaggagcagcgccagctgtacggagacggggaaggatccggcaggccgaagcgcgtcggccggagccttaaggtggttcggaagccggctgccccggtcgaggaaccacccgctgaggaggatcccggcgagggcacctcgtccagctttcgccctccaccccccgtccagcaacgagccgcggaatcggtaacgctggacctcatcgccatcgttcctggggagccagaggaggctcctgagcaaacgccccttgcctccg agacacagttgccagggacggggcccctcgagtctccagcagcacctgacgtggatagtgattcgggggcatcaactaacattg atttcatacccggaacacaggaggaggaacagcctggggtgcttggacctcctgcccggcgcaggcggatacagattcaagatg aggttctttcagatgaggaggaggaaccacccctggctccaggcagcccaccacctagaggtgcgctcccagcagaggagaggcttacgagggaacgcggcaggctgaggcgcgtctccgtcttgacaagcgtgggagagaggctccttgagcactgctatgaggagtcacggcgtgccgctgccgctgaccaagccatgctcacactcattgcccaggaggggagaaaattgagggcagtccttagagagacaaaccaaatcctacgcgaaggcgtggaggaggtgcgactgataaggagactcatggagagggctgtagtggtcatggaaagggcctaccctccacaaatcgcccccgcccccccaccaccacccccaccaccacccccaccaccacccataccaacaccaccacttccagcacccaccccaccgactccctctcagaatgcctccacccaaacacgaaggaggactattctcggaaagagaaaaataaaaccagcagacaagtactccccctcctag